TTCGATTTCAACCACCCGCTCGCCGGCCAGGCGCTGGCGTTTGAAGTGAAAATCATCGGGATCCTGTAAAAATGAGCACCACGGACACGACTCTTGCTGAAACCGAGATCCTGTTGGCGCAGCCGCGCGGGTTCTGCGCCGGCGTCGACCGGGCGATCGAGATTGTCGAGCGCGCTATCAAACTGCATGGCTCGCCGATCTACGTGCGCCATGAAATCGTCCATAACGCGTACGTCGTCGAGGATCTGCGCAAGAAGGGTGCGATCTTCATCGAGCGGCTGGAAGAAGTGCCGGCCGGCAATACGGTCATTTTCAGTGCGCACGGCGTGTCGAAGGCTGTGCGTTCGGAAGCCGAGTCGCGCGGGCTGCGCGTGTACGACGCTACGTGTCCGCTCGTGACCAAGGTGCATATCGAAGTCGCGAAGATGCGCCAGGACGGCTTCGACATCGTCATGATCGGCCACAAGGGCCATCCTGAAGTCGAAGGCACGATGGGCCAGGCGGGCGAGGGCATGCATCTGGTGGAAGACATCGAAGACGTGCAGGCCTTGCAACTGGCCGACCCCGAGCGGATCGCCTTCGTCACGCAAACCACGCTGTCGGTCGACGACGCCGCCGAGATCATCGGCGCCCTGAAGGCCAAATACCCGTCCATCCGCGAACCGAAGAAGCAGGACATCTGCTACGCCACACAAAACCGCCAGGACGCGGTGAAGTTCATGGCGCCCCAGTGCGACGTCGTGATCGTGGTCGGCAGCCCGAATAGTTCGAACTCCAACCGGCTGCGCGAACTGGCCGAAAAGCTCGGCGTACCGGCCTATATGGTGGATTCGCCCGATCAGATCGATCCGGTCTGGGTCGAAGGCAAGCGCCGCATCGGTGTGACGGCCGGCGCCTCGGCGCCGGAGGTGCTGGCGCAGGCGGTGATTGGCCGGTTGCGTGAGCTTGGCGTGCGCAACGTACGTGCGCTGGACGGCATCGAGGAAAACATAGCGTTTCCGTTGCCACGAGGACTGGGTCTTCCAGCCTGACAATCCGCTGACCGCAGAAAGAAAAGCGCGCCGCCGGCGCGCTTTTTTTATATCCAAACTTTATCAAGCTCATGGTAAATAAAGTGCCAGATCATTAAAAAGAAGCGATTTTGGTGTTCTCTCGCACAAATTTCTTTGAAATGTGATCCGGCTTTTTATAGATTTATAAGTGATGCGTCCCCGTTTTATTAGACTTATAGCGGCCTGAACGCTTTTGGATGCACTATGCTAGTGCATACGTCTCAATATTGAAGGAAACGTAATACTTAACGCGAAGCACGGTGCAATCGGGCGTCGGGCGAATTTGCTGCAACACTTGATGCTATTGGGTGCAGCGGTGGTGCAACTGATGCACGAAAAACAATCGCAACCGGGTTGCGCCTTTGGGTGGATTTCGCTCTCAAAAGAAGGTTGCAATGCAGGAAAACCCTGCCGGTTCAACAATATTGCCCGTCGCAAAATTGGAGTTACAATGCGCGCGTTCTCAGGGCCTTAGGCCCCGAACAATAGTTTCTGGAAGGCGCAGGAGACCTACTTAATGCGAGCCAAGTTTGCTTACGCCGTGTCCATCGCGGCCGCGGTTGCGATGTTGACCGCGTGCGGCAAAAAACAGGATGGAGAGGCGGGAGCGGGTGCGTCGGCGGCAATGGCCGCGGCGGCACCGGCGAGCGAAGCGACTATCGTCAAGATCGGTCATGCGGCCCCATTGACGGGGCCCATTGCTCATCTTGGTAAAGA
The nucleotide sequence above comes from Paraburkholderia sp. FT54. Encoded proteins:
- the ispH gene encoding 4-hydroxy-3-methylbut-2-enyl diphosphate reductase → MSTTDTTLAETEILLAQPRGFCAGVDRAIEIVERAIKLHGSPIYVRHEIVHNAYVVEDLRKKGAIFIERLEEVPAGNTVIFSAHGVSKAVRSEAESRGLRVYDATCPLVTKVHIEVAKMRQDGFDIVMIGHKGHPEVEGTMGQAGEGMHLVEDIEDVQALQLADPERIAFVTQTTLSVDDAAEIIGALKAKYPSIREPKKQDICYATQNRQDAVKFMAPQCDVVIVVGSPNSSNSNRLRELAEKLGVPAYMVDSPDQIDPVWVEGKRRIGVTAGASAPEVLAQAVIGRLRELGVRNVRALDGIEENIAFPLPRGLGLPA